gactcggattgagttggggaggtcattccaccaagagggaacatttaatttaaaagtcagtaaaagtgactttgtgcttctttggcatggcacaatcaagcgacgttcacttgcagaacgcaagcttctagagggcacataagtctgaagtaacacatttaggtaaatgggtgcagagccagtggtagtgttgtaggcaaacatcaatgccttgaattttatgcgagcagctattggaagccagtgcaaattgataaacagaggtgagacgtgtattctttttgtctcattaaaaattaatcttgctgcagcgttctgaattaattgtaaaggtttgacagaattggctggaagacctgccaagagggcattgcaatagtccagcctggacagaacaagagcttgaacaaggagttgtgcagcgtGTTCctaaagaaagggcttgatcttgatgttgaataaagcaaatctgcaggatcggacagttttagcaatgtggtctgagaaagtcagctgatcatcaatcatactgtaactccaaggtttctagctgtttttgaaggagttatgatTGATGTGTCTAAATTGATGGtgaaagtcccgggaaccaatgttctttatgtgttttttttgccttattcaagtgatttaacattttagtttttcactaaccacacataacattttttttctctccactcTCCCTTACGCTTGTGTACACTGTGTGAACTGTTGCACTATTGTCCTGCAAGAAAACAgaatcacaattaaaaataaaatggctgAGGGTTTACAGAAAAGTCACAGTTGTCTTACTGTTCTCTTTACCCAGATATGCACAGAATGTTGTATCAACATAAATCACCTCTTCTTCCCGATTCATAAACCTTttaataaaaaccaaacaaaaaacaaaacaaaaaaaaacagaaaatggtTACAAATTGATTACAAATCACCattttaaagttaacaaaatatgCTCAAGCATATGCAGGGTGCGATTTGCCGGGGGGGGATGCGTGGGATTTccccctttctggtcaatgtatccctgcctctgcttaattatttttatccccGGTGGGGATAAATTTATCCCCCCCCTCAAAGTGATCAGTGCTACTACACTAGTGGTGAGACGGATCACAAAACCTATCACGGATCCGTGGTCtgattaaagtcaattttattttaaaatgcgctaCTTTGGCTGGCTCATCCTCTCtgtatcatagacagtaaaagaaatggacacagcgatcccattggattcaatggagaaaaatgaagtcaattagaagcacgcacttcctgggggtcaggcgtactgcgcagactcaaactgagcttgatgatgtaaatgtcacgtgagcaacctgtaattcttctaatcgctgtgccaagagaaatctgaatcacccaccggaTCTTGCAGAGAAAGGCGagtgtgaacaggagcaaattaaggtaagtattctgattaattatctccctcgacttcatgcctccacgtccccccgatagcctcatagacagtaaaagattgcctgcgagcttctcctcctgtccatacggtaatttctctactgtgcgacagagagtcgctggttatgacgcaatcgttagcctattttttacaaaaactgcttctacgggaccataacgtaagatacaaggtaatggagccttttatacactttcgtgtttctttagaaataaagaatggacaaatggagtctttaaacgcctcagatgtaaagttattcgctttcaaagtgacgccaaaatgaatgggagtcaatggaatgctaacagcaggtgggggtccgctagccaatggcggcgcccaggggtgcttcaaaaaaaatatgaaaccctgccccctgcCCTGTATTCACCACTCTGCAGACTTGCTCAATACCCCGCCCACGGCGCTATTTGATTGGTTAAGCTCACGAGTAATAGCCCATCAACACTTGCGAGACAATTGAAGCCAGTCCGCTTGGCAGTGGAGTTGCCAACTTGGcaactttgtcgctagatttagcaactttttttccaaaatagCGACTCGCGACAAATCTAgaggtctctctttcccagcgCGAGCTTCTCTCTCTGCAACTGCTGTGTTCAGCGAGCGCAGAGAagagcagcactttcagtaaaaaaaaaaaaaaagatattctgttgcttctaactctattttacaagcaagtataGCCGACATCAGTAACAGCCCAACCACCGACTTTATCgtatgtgtattttatttcattagtgcagattaatgtttgagagctggttatgtagtcttaatggaccgcgtttcagtcattataatattcattccgttgtctgacaacagaaacattaaaatatagtaataaaaactgttttattgagaattagattaaatggctaaattaaattgCTGTATGTGAGCATAGGGATGCAATACAATACGACGCACTTacgtcataaatatgctaattagcacatgACATCATCTAGTTAATgttctcattatttatttttatgaattaaaatgtttcaaacacCCCCCCCTCTGTTTTTTTCACAAATCGCACACTGagcatatgtatttttgtaatgacTTGCCTTCTTTTTCCTCAAACCTACAACTGCAGCTATGCACGCAAGCAGCACTGCTATAATTGTTATAATGGCTATAAGGGCTTTTGGCATCATGTGTTTCGAACGGTTATCCAGTCCTGtaatacacaaaaaaagaaaaaaaaaattgttatatatatatatatatgaaaatagaaaaagatttcattcattttccagGATgggttataaaaatgtaaacctataaacatgaatgtcttctaaaagtttttttttttttctctaaatttagGAATAAAGTAGCATATACTGTAGGATCAAAGTTATCCAAATAGGATCCAAGTAGAATTGATGCCACACAAAACAGAACAATTTCATATGGGCTGTATTATATCTtataatacagaaataataataataaatggcaaGCTTATGAAAGATACTAAAATGTCTTAACCAAGATATGACCTAATCCTTGTCTaatctaagccctgtctgtgataCCAAGGCCTGACTCATTTACAATTAGAAGATAGAAGACTAATTAATACCTGCACATggctgacagagttgagtgatgttaaTGTTGTGTtgagtctggtttgtgatgggattgttgatcacacagctgtagatgttgttctcctgatattccacctccagaggtagagagagactgatgctgagatcagacacactgatgctggacaataaactgtttcctttgtaccaggagagagtcacagcactcacattcacaactgaacacaacagtgaacaatTGGATGTGGATGATCctgaagaacattgtgaagagtctCTGGTGATGACAGGAGCAGGCAGACGTGCTGGACAGAGATATGAACATTAAATGATGCTCTGTTGGCTATTGCAAACTCCCCCAGATTGTAACCATGATACAATTTGTGTAATAGATTTATTTACACTAGAATGTATCACTACATAGGAATCACTTTTTATGCTTAACGCAAAGTGCTATTTGTTTTATATGGATGCAATgtgcaaaaaaaacataaaactgtgTAAATAACATCTAACTTCATTTGCACTTATAGCATCTCGACATAAACTAAAAGTAATGAAGAGTTAGGACAACAAGATGCCAAGACATGAATATGATGTTGGTATGCATCGTCAACTTAccataaatagaaatattaaacaacTTCTCTTCTGTTCCTCTGCTGctgatgatctgtagtttataaagtccagtgTGTTCACATCTGATGTTTCTGacggtcagagatccagtttgattgtccatcTGGAGTCTGTCTCCAAATATTGTATTAGTGGCATCTATATAAATGTTCTGTCTGTGGATATCAGCAATACGAGTGTTTTGAGGTCCAAACATCCACAGAatctgctcctctctctgtactttaacatcagtgtttagagagacagaatctccttcagtcactgacactgacttcacttcatctgtaTCACCAATAACACCTGaaacatatttagaaaatatttggcTCTGTTATATAACAGGAATACAAATAGCAAGATATTAAATATAGATTTCTTTATCAACATTATGAACTGAATCAAGAACAGGCAGTTGTTTCCATTAGCCAATCTATCCACCTCATTTTGCAACACAGAAGAAGCATTTGCTATTTTCTGTTAATGTGTGTGAACTGTGATTCATTAGCCACAAGTGTAaataactgtattaaaaaaaaaacaccaaaagagTGTTTGTGATTAtgataataaactaaaataatatgataacaaatGCAGTATTAAACTGCATAATGGACAGTTTTTGTACAGCTGAAATAACTGGAAGCAAAAGACACTGGAAACCATAACACATTCAATTTCCAAATGGCCACACCGTGCttatgttaaaaataaggtgCAAACACCTTGGCAAGCAAATTAGTAAATAGTGAAGGGAACAATCTGGTACCAGTCTTAAAGACGGAGGTAAGAATATGACTGGAAGTCAGAATTTATCACAACCATTATTATGCTGAAAGTGAAATCTAACCAAGCACACATAAGATTTTCCTGGCATCTTTAAAAAGTCAGATTTGAATACACTccataaacatcttaaaaaacattggctaaatgtctatttaaatatttctcaatAGAGAACTGGTCAATCAACTGAATTAAATTGAAGACAACTCCCCCACACAATAATTAtatcaataattacaattaattacaataatatgaAGTAAATTATTGAACAAATATATGTGTCAGATAACTACCTAGCACTATATGTCAGCATACATGAGTAAGGCATCTTCTGAATTCATTTGTTACCCTAAAATTCACAGACATCTATCAAATACAATCACACACATTGCGAAGGATTTCTGCACTGATTCAAATCACCAATTTGTTTGAGGAAGCATGCGTGTAGGCCTATATGTATTTGTCAATTCCGCTCCCCACTCATCTATTTCATCCCACTCTGGTGAAATCGCTCCACGCTCGATCAAATTCTAAATTCCTCTGAATGCCCAACAACTTCCGTTTTGAACCGACGCACGCCTGGGACACACTGCGAGCGTGGCAGACGTGGAGCGGGTTTGTTGAGTGTTCCGCTTCACTCTTCCCCGGGGCCGCGGCTGCTGTGGTTAAACCTCGCCTGATACCTGTTATGCGCGGCCGCAGGTGTACAGGCGAGAAGACGAAAATCAACACGCGGCAAACCCACTCCGCGACGCAGCCTGTATCCTATCAAGAACTCacagcaacaacaaaacagaacatatttcaaacaaacaagtTTTGAAGACAAGTCTGGGGCTTCAAAAAACTAAAAAGCTAAACATCCATGTGTTGAACATAAATTACCGATGCGACCTCGAACTAGCCAACCATAGACTTATAAGATTTGGGGGCTATGTAGACGATATGGTACGGCTCCAGCCTTATACATGTAGTTCATAGAGCTTCTGCTAAAAGAACACAATAGGCTATATGCACACGGAGGTGATGACGTACTTCCGCTAAAATCTCAGCCTGCTAAGCCATTTCCGCTCGCGCTGAGGCGATTGTTTACAAAGCGATATAACAGCAACTACAATATGACTAGTAAGAAAACGTTCAAATTTCAGCGAACCATCTATAGTACAGCCGAGCATTGTTGTGTGCCTCTGTGTCAAGCTTCGAGCAAGTACAACAGTTTACTTAGTTTTCATACATTTCCATCTGACGCGGAAATCAGGCGAAAATGGCTTGTAGCTATCCGGAGGGACAAATTCACAGTTACTCCCCATACCCGAGTATGTAGCCGACATTTTAACAAGGATGATGTTCGTGAGCCCTTATCAGAGACTGGGAGGCGGCTATTAAACAAGGGAGCTGTCCCAGCACTGTTTGAGTGGAACAATTTCACCCTTCCCACTTCACGACCGGGGGTGTGGGAGAGGAGAGAGCGTCCGCCTCCGATGACGGAGGATGACGGCGACGCAGGCGAGAAAGCTGATATCCCTATGGACCACGACTACGCTTCGGCTTCAGATCCTGCAGTTGTTGATTTAGCCCTTGATGACAACATGTCTCTCAGAGATGAGATTCTCAAGCTGAGGGAACACGTCGAGAAGCTGACAATGAATCAGCGCTTTGGAATTCATCGTTTTGCTGCCTCAGACAAGGACATACGTTTTTTCACAAGGTAAGATATCAGATTGTTCTGTAGTAACGTTACTTTTGCAACAACAGatatagttgtgtgtgtgtgtgtgtgagagagagagagggagagaggaaggCTAACAGAGTTGTATATTTGAAATGCTTCCAAGTAATATCATAGTATACactgatataatatttaaatgattatatctgaattgtatttatttagatttgcatCCTATGACCTGCTGATGAGATTCTGGGCCTTAATAGAGCCATCACTGCCAAATATGGTCAGTGTGACACAAGCACAGAGAGGCACCTTTACAGAGCCAAGTTCCACTGTAGTAAGTAGTTATTTACATGGCCCATACAataaaacttaaagggatagttcacttcaaaattaaaattctgtcatcatatactcaccctcaagttgtttcaaacctgtatgaatttctttcttctgctgaacacaaaggaagatattttgaagaaagaaagaaattcactgagtatatgattttcattttgaagtgaactatccctttaacaaagaTCAGGGCTAATAGAGGTTGAGAGAAACATAACgcaaattgtttttctttttaacagaCTCGTTTCCTGCAGCCCATTGATGAGATGTTCATGTTTCTCAATTACCTGGCACTGGGTTCAAAACAGCGTGATCTTGCTGACCGGTATGGAGTCCACCAGTCCACAGTCAGTCGGATCATTACAACATGGAGCAACTTTCTGTACACTGTGCTAGGGTCTGTGAGGATCTGGATACCAGAGGAGAAAATAAGGGCACATCTGCCAGCTGAGTTTAAGGAGCTAAGGTGCCAGTGCCCTTCATCACCTCTTCTCCAAAGTGAAATGTTCTCAGCATACAAGTCCCACTGTACTCTCAAAGGGCTGCTTGGAGTGGCTCCTCATGGGGCGGTCACATTTATTTCTCAACTGTACGCTGGTTCCATCAGTGACAAACAGATCACGCGTGAGTCTGGAATTCTCTCCCTTTTGAGACCTGGAATGGCCATCATGGTCGACCGAGGTTTTCTGGTTGATGACCTTGTACCTTGCAAGATTTATAGGCCAGCATTTCTCTCTGGAAGATCCCAGATGTCTGCCTGTGAGGTCAGGGAGACCCAAGCAATTGCACGCCTCAGGGTGCATGTTGAGCGCCTCATACGGCGTGTTAAGGAACACAAGTTCTTTGACACAGAGATTCCACTTCGGCTTTTTGGCAACATTAATCAGCTGTATACTGTTGCATGTCTTCTGACGAACTATGAAAACGGGCCTCTTGTAAAGGCTTGGGCAAAGAAGCCAGTGTAGCagcagtagaaaaaaataaaaattaataaccTATGACCATTTGTATAACTACTTTCTTTAAATGTACCTTTGTAAATTACTTTGTATAAATTgaattttataattaatgttatgTATGCACTGCTGTACATTGCACATACTCTTTGAATAAAGAACTACTGAATTATTTGCATGTTATATGTACTTTACCTCACCAATGCTTTTAAGCCATCTGTAATATAAGAATAATACTTTCATGCACAGTGAATTATTTactgaataacatttatttaggGCTCCCAATTTACAAACAACAgttataaaatactatttttaggtaaccaattatcaaaaaaattaatCGGAAGAACATGtaacatgtaatttaataatagatTAGTATTAATACAACAAGAAACATAGtaatacaattaagaaaaaatataaaaacttgaatcaatatatatgtacaaatattttgaaatggattgaacTAATAAGAGTTACTGCCAGTAAGAGAAATGGAGAAAAGAGAAATTAACAGCACTCTATAAAGAAGTGTGACAGGCAATCAGAATCTAATTATTTAGGGAAGCAAAGaggtaacaataaaaataaaaaaaatcaatttttacTTTCATTGTTTTTGTGATTTCATTGTCTCTGGGAATCCTCTGAATAAACATGTCCTCCTGTGTGTAGACAACAAAGTCACACCAGTCTAAACCAGAAATCAACATCTGGCCCTGGATTTGCCAAAAGTAGGAATGAGATTTCCTTAATGTGTGTGTGCCCTCACTGATCTTAATATATGGGCAGTCAACATAGCTTGCAACATTGGGGCATTTAATTTCAACAAGGCCAAACACTGTCTGCCCCTTTGGATCGTACACAATGCCATCAGGTGATGACCCCATCCAGGGTGCATCAGGGTGGATAAGAAAGCCGCAGGGATAGTGGTTAACCTCCCTTACTCTGCAGTACTCCTCTACTGCTGCAGGTTCCATGTCAAGCCCCCTCCTCATGTCGGCAGTCTGATGGCTAGGTCTCAGAAGTCTTTTGGCAAGATTTTCAGCAGAGCTCTGTGCCCTGGTGTGACATACCTCTCTGAACTTGGAGGAGGTGATGCGGGGCCGCCTCAGTTGGTGCCACTCGATGCAGGAACTCTGCTCTTTTGTGCTGTTGGCAATTTTGTGTGCGTTCTCTAATGTTGTTTCCAGGGACATCATGTGGTGCTGCTGATGTTCAGTGCAGACAAAAGAGCAGGTAGCGGGTCCCAGCCTGTAACCCTGAAGTGGCAGCTGTGGGGGAGAAGGAGCATCTGTGTGGGGACAGGTTTTTGGAACTCTTTTTGCTGGCATATGATAGGATAACACACTTCCTTCTTGCACTTTTCCAAATGCAGAGTCAACCAGAGGAACATTAATGTCCATAGCCATAGTTGTTATCAGTGGAGCCACATCACTTGGAACATCATGGTAGACTTCATCCACCCTGAGTGTGGAAAGTTCAGGCAGAGCTGAACTGACACCCTTATACAAGTTGCTCCTatggaaaaaacaaaataatgttttttttttatttaattttttaaaatgagcCATAAAGTAAGTTACATATAAGTTGAatgaacaaaataacaaaaaaaaaagctttatttatttaaacatacaatgTATCATATGATGAGATTATTACTTTATCTGAGGTCTCACTGATTACTACAGAAAATGCATTACTACTATATCTGCACTTGAGAGCACTTTGACTCGGCGCAGTAATATCCACAGAAATATCCTTTtaggagtgatgatattactgcgccGAGTCAAAGTGCTCCCAAGTGCAAATATAGTAGTGTTCCCAAGTGCTATTCTgccatacattatagttatcCATTATAGTTATCCAGAGCAAttaagtgcacgcactgagacgagagaggtatgcaTCAACTCATCTTAGTTAAGGGaataacatagtttaatatgaaaaaacagtggagtgttcctttaatgataataaaaataatactaaccTAATGCCTTCCATCAGTTTTCGTTCCTTGGGTCTGGCTGAAAGAATCACCATGTCATTTACAAGACCAGGTTTAACACCCTGCATTTGAACAAAAAAGGTTTTCAATAAACACAAACATCCATAAATAGAAAATTAAGTAGAAAAGTACCCTGTTAAAAACATTAGTTACCATGGATCTTGGCTTATGCCACTTCTGTTCAGTCTCTGTGCAGCTGTGTGTTGGGGGAACAGAGGTGATGCTAAGCTGGCAATAATGTGCAGTCTGGTACAACAGTGCTGCCACATGattacacacagctgtacctgccACACAGGTACACTGGCAGCTTTGTAGCTGCACAGGACGGGCATCCCCAAGCACAATctgaaaatacacaaatctgTTATAATAGAATAAAAGTGCAGTTTTTTAAAAAGAGAATACATGAGTACAGTGAGAAtgtttaacaaaacaaacaaatttgaaCCATCGACATATAATTATTAACTACTAAAACAATTAATAACTACTAAACAATTTGTATGAGCTAAAATTGTAGccacaatattatttatattattatttatctcactTTACTCATCATCCCCAACAGTGGACACAGAACGTGTGTCAATGCAGTGACAAAACGGAACTCAGTTTCTGTGAATCCCAGTGATTAGCGTACATATTTAAATATCGATAAATATTCCAACACACCAGTGTTATTTATGGTATGGTAAATGaaatttgtctttaaaataacCTTTAGCATTATTAGATGCAATGATTCACAGAAACTTTGATCTGCCAAACGTAACCTGTCTCATGAACCATGAACCATGAACCAATCTGCGCTGAACCTGCAGTATAACTTTCTCTTACGCTTAAGCTGTGAGGCTTTTGGCTTTTCCTCATAGATCTGTAGCACTCAGCCCTAATCGTTACCTCTCCTGTGCTTGAATCCTTGTTTGAAACTGACATTGACAAAGGCGTTAGGAAAATTGGCTGTGATTGACACATAATAGTAAACATAGCCTACGCTGCACCTGCTGCGCTAGCACTAGATAGCATGCATGCTATGGGCATGTAAACACAGAACACGTCCAGATCTTACCTTCAAAATTGTGGATGTAGCTTGACACATACAATTTGAAGCCCTTCTCTTTCTTGGTTGTCGAAGTGTGACATAACTTTTGTATGATTCGACTCACGTCGTTGACCGTTACCTTTGGGACATCTTGAAGGGACCGAGTGAAAAATGCCATAGTTGTTATTGACGCTATGTGCGCCGTCGACGCCGGATGTAACCTGGCTGGCCGACTTGGAATGCGGAAGTGAGTGTGCATATAGCCTATTAAGAAcaagctaaacaaaacaaaacaaaaaaggctaGTGCTATTTACCTTTCTTGAGCAACAGACAAAAGCAAAGGAAAACAGCTTTGTCCGTCATAGTCCTACAAGAACAACGTTCTGGTCTCGATGATCACACCGTAACAATGAATCACTAGCGGCTCACTGAATTGCATTATTCTTtatgagtttgattgacagt
This DNA window, taken from Carassius auratus strain Wakin chromosome 22, ASM336829v1, whole genome shotgun sequence, encodes the following:
- the LOC113039505 gene encoding CD48 antigen-like isoform X2, coding for MTDKAVFLCFCLLLKKGVIGDTDEVKSVSVTEGDSVSLNTDVKVQREEQILWMFGPQNTRIADIHRQNIYIDATNTIFGDRLQMDNQTGSLTVRNIRCEHTGLYKLQIISSRGTEEKLFNISIYARLPAPVITRDSSQCSSGSSTSNCSLLCSVVNVSAVTLSWYKGNSLLSSISVSDLSISLSLPLEVEYQENNIYSCVINNPITNQTQHNINITQLCQPCAGLDNRSKHMMPKALIAIITIIAVLLACIAAVVGLRKKKVYESGRRGQ
- the LOC113039505 gene encoding CD48 antigen-like isoform X1, with protein sequence MTDKAVFLCFCLLLKKGVIGDTDEVKSVSVTEGDSVSLNTDVKVQREEQILWMFGPQNTRIADIHRQNIYIDATNTIFGDRLQMDNQTGSLTVRNIRCEHTGLYKLQIISSRGTEEKLFNISIYARLPAPVITRDSSQCSSGSSTSNCSLLCSVVNVSAVTLSWYKGNSLLSSISVSDLSISLSLPLEVEYQENNIYSCVINNPITNQTQHNINITQLCQPCAGLDNRSKHMMPKALIAIITIIAVLLACIAAVVGLRKKKVYESGRRGDLC
- the LOC113039503 gene encoding uncharacterized protein LOC113039503, coding for MTSKKTFKFQRTIYSTAEHCCVPLCQASSKYNSLLSFHTFPSDAEIRRKWLVAIRRDKFTVTPHTRVCSRHFNKDDVREPLSETGRRLLNKGAVPALFEWNNFTLPTSRPGVWERRERPPPMTEDDGDAGEKADIPMDHDYASASDPAVVDLALDDNMSLRDEILKLREHVEKLTMNQRFGIHRFAASDKDIRFFTRFASYDLLMRFWALIEPSLPNMVSVTQAQRGTFTEPSSTVTRFLQPIDEMFMFLNYLALGSKQRDLADRYGVHQSTVSRIITTWSNFLYTVLGSVRIWIPEEKIRAHLPAEFKELRCQCPSSPLLQSEMFSAYKSHCTLKGLLGVAPHGAVTFISQLYAGSISDKQITRESGILSLLRPGMAIMVDRGFLVDDLVPCKIYRPAFLSGRSQMSACEVRETQAIARLRVHVERLIRRVKEHKFFDTEIPLRLFGNINQLYTVACLLTNYENGPLVKAWAKKPV
- the LOC113039504 gene encoding uncharacterized protein LOC113039504 is translated as MCQATSTILKIVLGDARPVQLQSCQCTCVAGTAVCNHVAALLYQTAHYCQLSITSVPPTHSCTETEQKWHKPRSMGVKPGLVNDMVILSARPKERKLMEGIRSNLYKGVSSALPELSTLRVDEVYHDVPSDVAPLITTMAMDINVPLVDSAFGKVQEGSVLSYHMPAKRVPKTCPHTDAPSPPQLPLQGYRLGPATCSFVCTEHQQHHMMSLETTLENAHKIANSTKEQSSCIEWHQLRRPRITSSKFREVCHTRAQSSAENLAKRLLRPSHQTADMRRGLDMEPAAVEEYCRVREVNHYPCGFLIHPDAPWMGSSPDGIVYDPKGQTVFGLVEIKCPNVASYVDCPYIKISEGTHTLRKSHSYFWQIQGQMLISGLDWCDFVVYTQEDMFIQRIPRDNEITKTMKVKIDFFYFYCYLFASLNN